A single window of Luteipulveratus halotolerans DNA harbors:
- a CDS encoding YrdB family protein produces the protein MSTRAGTSRVRLADVALFVLELAVYVAVAWWAYRLVDNVVLKAALALAAIAVMGLIWARYGSPHARRPVYGVARMALWLLWFGAGVAALWFAELPVLAVVLAVAFLWIFWLQLRPRR, from the coding sequence ATGTCCACCCGTGCCGGCACGTCGCGAGTCAGGCTCGCCGACGTGGCGTTGTTCGTGCTCGAGCTCGCTGTCTACGTCGCGGTCGCCTGGTGGGCGTACAGGCTGGTCGACAACGTCGTGCTCAAGGCCGCTCTCGCACTGGCCGCGATCGCGGTGATGGGTCTCATCTGGGCTCGTTACGGCAGCCCGCACGCACGTCGTCCGGTCTACGGCGTCGCGCGAATGGCGTTGTGGCTGCTGTGGTTCGGCGCCGGCGTGGCCGCGCTGTGGTTCGCCGAGCTGCCCGTCCTCGCGGTCGTGCTGGCCGTCGCGTTCCTGTGGATCTTCTGGCTCCAGCTGCGCCCTCGGCGCTGA
- a CDS encoding long-chain-fatty-acid--CoA ligase — MTNLATNLARTVERHPDRVALRLDDTTLTYAELDDASARVAAYLSAQGVEAGGRVAISLPNVPAFAVVYYGILRLGAVALPMNPLFKPREVEYYLQDAEASVMFGLPGDAQTGAATVGTPFVTADELPGLLAQQQPLAGIAERADDDTAVILYTSGTTGRPKGAELTHGSLNTNQDVTARTLIKLTADDVLMGCLPLFHVFGMTCSLNTAVAHGATLTLIARFEPAKVLQIMERDRVTIFLGVPTMFGAMLAAGADVEVDLSSLRTAISGGSSMPVELMRKFEERFDCTILEGYGLSETSPVASFNHPDTVRKPGSIGTPVEGVEMRLVGEDGSEVAPGEIGEVAIRGHLLMKGYWKRPDATAEAIKDGWFHSGDLARRDEDGYYFIVDRSKDMIIRGGYNVYPREVEEVLYEHPDVVEAAVVGVPHEHYGEEVKAFVVLAPETSATPDELRAFTQERVAAYKYPRTVEVIDALPKGASGKILKRELRERPANPA, encoded by the coding sequence ATGACCAACCTCGCGACCAACCTGGCCCGGACCGTCGAGCGTCATCCCGACCGTGTCGCGCTCCGGCTCGATGACACGACCCTGACCTATGCCGAGCTCGACGACGCCTCGGCACGGGTCGCCGCGTACCTGTCGGCCCAGGGCGTCGAGGCCGGCGGCCGTGTCGCGATCTCGCTGCCCAACGTGCCGGCGTTCGCGGTCGTCTACTACGGCATCCTCCGGCTCGGTGCGGTGGCGCTACCGATGAACCCGTTGTTCAAGCCGCGCGAGGTCGAGTACTACCTGCAGGACGCCGAGGCGTCGGTGATGTTCGGCCTGCCCGGTGACGCGCAGACAGGTGCGGCGACGGTCGGTACGCCGTTCGTCACCGCTGACGAGCTGCCCGGCCTCCTCGCGCAGCAGCAGCCGTTGGCCGGGATCGCCGAGCGTGCCGACGACGACACCGCCGTCATCCTCTACACCTCGGGCACGACCGGGCGGCCCAAGGGTGCCGAGCTCACGCACGGCTCGCTCAACACCAACCAGGACGTCACGGCGCGCACGCTGATCAAGCTCACGGCGGACGACGTGCTGATGGGGTGCCTGCCGCTGTTCCACGTATTCGGGATGACGTGCAGCCTCAACACGGCCGTCGCGCACGGCGCGACGCTGACGCTCATCGCGCGGTTCGAGCCGGCCAAGGTCCTGCAGATCATGGAGCGCGACCGGGTGACGATCTTCCTCGGCGTGCCGACGATGTTCGGCGCGATGCTGGCTGCGGGGGCCGACGTCGAGGTCGACCTGTCCTCCCTGCGTACGGCCATCTCGGGCGGGTCCTCGATGCCGGTCGAGCTGATGCGCAAGTTCGAGGAACGGTTCGACTGCACGATCCTGGAGGGCTACGGCCTGTCCGAGACGTCGCCGGTCGCGTCGTTCAACCACCCCGACACGGTGCGCAAGCCCGGGTCGATCGGTACGCCGGTCGAGGGTGTCGAGATGCGCCTGGTCGGTGAGGACGGCAGCGAGGTCGCGCCGGGCGAGATCGGTGAGGTCGCGATTCGCGGGCACCTGCTGATGAAGGGCTACTGGAAGCGCCCCGATGCGACCGCCGAGGCGATCAAGGACGGCTGGTTCCACTCCGGCGACCTGGCGCGCCGCGACGAGGACGGCTACTACTTCATCGTCGACCGGTCCAAGGACATGATCATCCGCGGTGGCTACAACGTCTATCCGCGTGAGGTCGAGGAGGTGCTGTACGAGCACCCTGACGTCGTCGAGGCGGCGGTCGTCGGCGTACCTCACGAGCACTACGGCGAGGAGGTCAAGGCGTTCGTCGTCCTGGCACCTGAGACGTCGGCAACTCCTGACGAGCTTCGCGCGTTCACCCAGGAGCGTGTGGCGGCGTACAAGTACCCGCGCACCGTCGAGGTCATCGACGCGCTCCCCAAGGGGGCTTCGGGCAAGATCCTCAAGCGCGAGCTGCGGGAGCGGCCGGCGAACCCGGCTTGA
- a CDS encoding MarR family winged helix-turn-helix transcriptional regulator: MTSSTRRGDELLSAVARVHRWATRHADLDLPSAQGRLLALVAELGPSRIGDLAAADHCSQPTMTTQVQRVEANGWVTREADPADARAWLVQITPEGRAILRAARAERGKAIQPLLDALSDEDKATLERAAQIMHQMVATSRD, translated from the coding sequence ATGACTTCCAGCACCCGACGCGGCGACGAGCTGCTCTCCGCAGTGGCGCGCGTGCACCGTTGGGCCACTCGCCACGCCGACCTCGACCTGCCGTCCGCACAGGGGCGGCTGCTCGCCCTGGTCGCTGAGCTCGGGCCGTCGCGCATCGGCGACCTCGCCGCGGCCGACCACTGCAGCCAGCCGACCATGACCACGCAGGTGCAGCGGGTCGAGGCCAACGGCTGGGTGACGCGTGAGGCCGACCCGGCCGACGCGCGCGCCTGGCTGGTGCAGATCACGCCTGAGGGCCGCGCGATCCTGCGCGCTGCGCGAGCAGAGCGCGGCAAGGCGATCCAGCCGCTGCTCGACGCCCTCAGCGACGAGGACAAGGCCACTCTCGAGCGCGCCGCGCAGATCATGCACCAGATGGTCGCGACCTCGCGCGACTGA
- a CDS encoding MFS transporter has protein sequence MWRQPKPVWAVAFASVIAFMGIGLVDPILKPIADDLGASPSQVSLLFTSYMAVMGVAMIVTGAVSSRIGAKRTLLAGLAIIVVGSALAGLQDSVNGIVMFRAVWGLGNALFVATALATIVRSARGSTAQAIILYEAALGVGIATGPLVGGVLGNISWRGPFFGVAVLMVLAFLLTSFMLPETPTTGRPTSLTEPFRALRHRSLLTVAITALLYNFGFFTLLAFTPFPLGLGAIPVGFIFFGWGLLLAISSVVVAPRLQARFGTLPSILGALAGFAVLLAIMALFTDSKPVLIVCVILAGFFLGINNTLVTESVMKAAPIERGVASAAYSFVRFLGGAVAPYLAGKLGEEVSPHLPFWVGAGAVVLAMVVLYAGRGHLSHLDDEEPAEEELLEEAEAVSLSEA, from the coding sequence ATGTGGCGTCAGCCCAAACCGGTGTGGGCCGTGGCGTTCGCCTCGGTCATCGCTTTCATGGGGATCGGTCTCGTCGACCCGATCCTGAAGCCCATCGCCGACGACCTCGGCGCGAGCCCGTCGCAGGTCTCGCTGCTGTTCACGAGCTACATGGCGGTGATGGGCGTCGCGATGATCGTGACGGGTGCCGTCTCCAGCCGGATCGGTGCCAAGCGCACGCTGCTCGCGGGCCTGGCGATCATCGTCGTCGGCTCCGCGCTCGCCGGTCTGCAGGACTCCGTCAACGGCATCGTGATGTTCCGCGCCGTCTGGGGTCTCGGCAACGCGCTGTTCGTCGCGACCGCGCTGGCCACGATCGTGCGCTCGGCCCGCGGCTCCACCGCGCAGGCGATCATCCTGTACGAGGCCGCCCTCGGTGTCGGCATCGCGACGGGCCCGTTGGTCGGCGGTGTGCTCGGCAACATCTCGTGGCGCGGGCCGTTCTTCGGCGTCGCGGTGCTGATGGTGCTGGCGTTCCTGCTGACGTCGTTCATGCTGCCGGAGACGCCCACGACCGGTCGGCCGACGTCGCTCACCGAGCCCTTCCGTGCCCTGCGCCACCGCAGCCTGCTGACCGTCGCGATCACCGCGCTGCTCTACAACTTCGGGTTCTTCACGCTGCTCGCGTTCACGCCGTTCCCGCTCGGCCTCGGCGCGATCCCGGTCGGGTTCATCTTCTTCGGCTGGGGTCTGCTGCTCGCGATCAGCTCGGTCGTCGTGGCACCCCGGCTCCAGGCCCGCTTCGGGACCCTGCCGTCGATTCTCGGTGCACTCGCCGGGTTCGCCGTGCTGCTCGCGATCATGGCGCTGTTCACCGACAGCAAGCCGGTGCTGATCGTCTGCGTGATCCTGGCCGGCTTCTTCCTCGGCATCAACAACACGCTCGTCACCGAGTCGGTCATGAAGGCCGCGCCGATCGAGCGCGGCGTCGCGTCGGCGGCGTACAGCTTCGTGCGGTTCCTCGGCGGCGCGGTCGCGCCGTACCTCGCCGGCAAGCTCGGCGAGGAGGTCAGCCCGCACCTGCCGTTCTGGGTGGGCGCCGGAGCCGTGGTGCTCGCGATGGTCGTCCTGTACGCCGGCCGCGGTCACCTCTCCCACCTCGACGACGAAGAGCCGGCCGAGGAGGAGCTGCTCGAGGAGGCCGAGGCCGTCTCGCTGTCGGAGGCCTGA
- a CDS encoding helix-turn-helix domain-containing protein → MPTMTALTPDQKQLVAQAQIHRIREDIARIDTQRAMLAAIAGGIRQQTLADALGVSQGAVSQRLKIAREATPPPDGFVGATPLEIAQRYALRLIDRPMMIQQLADWDYPPVDRSRALVEWNYIADPDQWDDVSTARERRLITDADYDEILNRRGYGP, encoded by the coding sequence ATGCCGACCATGACCGCACTCACGCCCGACCAGAAGCAGCTCGTCGCACAGGCCCAGATCCACCGCATCCGCGAGGACATCGCGCGCATCGACACCCAGCGGGCGATGCTCGCGGCGATCGCCGGCGGCATCCGCCAGCAGACCCTCGCCGACGCCCTCGGCGTCTCGCAGGGCGCCGTGAGCCAGCGCCTCAAGATCGCCCGTGAGGCGACACCGCCGCCGGACGGGTTCGTGGGCGCGACGCCCCTGGAGATCGCCCAGCGCTACGCGCTCCGACTGATCGACCGGCCGATGATGATCCAGCAGCTCGCCGACTGGGACTACCCGCCAGTCGATCGGTCGCGCGCGCTCGTGGAGTGGAACTACATCGCCGACCCGGACCAGTGGGACGACGTGAGCACCGCCCGCGAGCGTCGGCTCATCACGGACGCAGACTACGACGAGATCCTCAACCGCCGCGGGTACGGCCCATGA
- a CDS encoding peptidoglycan DD-metalloendopeptidase family protein: MSSRWTGKQRYAVGALVATVTLSGAAAGVGLLNPGHADACTTGTVKADWRPPFQQSYRVSSGFGHRVHPITGKDKLHAGIDLVSQPGPGPVVAAAAGTVTRAGRYGGLGNTVEVKHADGISTLYGHLASIDDDIRVGRTVPVGERLGREGTTGDSTGEHLHFEVHRKGEPINPKPFMAQHHAPLDGKAVAPSPVTGGFALPGPGSPRKASAYNKTLPVPADIKRLYERAADRYRLPWTLLAGIGMEETAHGKHKRTSSAGAQGLMQFMPATWDWVGVDGDGDGKADINNDADSVMSAANYLVRSGAREDAQGVRDAIFAYNHADWYVNDVLFYADEYGGGTVGVRSTPCKAAPKPVRAPDQHAISGQKVGTVLRWAEDHVGDGHRLGANGPHEWDASSYTQHAYAQAGVTLPRTAAEQRDWLATGGHGMRVQPGEERPGDLLFFNSYLGPNVIGHVALVANPEQKTTFEAKNPQTGVIRGSYAGAQSQQRIFEIWRVAEPAPVAAPKPAPKPTQPTPQPTQPAPKPTQPAPKPAPKPAPKPAPKPAPEPRRGPGVPDIPGDWKGLPIPTLAAPGGN; this comes from the coding sequence GTGAGCAGCAGGTGGACGGGCAAGCAGCGGTACGCAGTGGGCGCGCTGGTCGCGACCGTGACCCTCTCCGGTGCCGCTGCGGGCGTCGGCCTCCTCAACCCCGGCCACGCCGATGCCTGCACGACCGGCACCGTGAAGGCCGACTGGCGCCCGCCGTTCCAGCAGTCCTACCGCGTGAGCAGCGGCTTCGGGCACCGCGTCCACCCGATCACCGGCAAGGACAAGCTGCACGCCGGTATCGACCTCGTCTCCCAGCCCGGCCCTGGCCCGGTCGTCGCGGCAGCAGCAGGCACCGTCACCCGCGCCGGTCGCTACGGCGGCCTCGGCAACACCGTCGAGGTCAAGCACGCCGACGGCATCTCGACGTTGTACGGGCACCTCGCCTCCATCGACGACGACATCCGCGTCGGTCGCACGGTCCCGGTCGGTGAGCGTCTGGGCCGCGAGGGCACCACGGGCGACTCGACCGGTGAGCACTTGCACTTCGAGGTGCACCGCAAGGGCGAGCCGATCAACCCCAAGCCGTTCATGGCGCAGCACCACGCGCCGCTCGACGGCAAGGCCGTCGCGCCCTCGCCCGTCACGGGCGGGTTCGCGCTCCCGGGGCCGGGCTCGCCGCGCAAGGCGTCGGCGTACAACAAGACCCTCCCCGTCCCTGCTGACATCAAGCGTCTGTACGAGCGTGCGGCCGACCGCTACCGCCTCCCGTGGACGCTGCTCGCCGGCATCGGCATGGAGGAGACTGCGCACGGCAAGCACAAGCGCACCTCGTCGGCAGGCGCCCAGGGCCTGATGCAGTTCATGCCGGCCACCTGGGACTGGGTGGGCGTCGACGGCGACGGCGACGGCAAGGCCGACATCAACAACGACGCCGACAGCGTGATGTCGGCCGCCAACTACCTCGTCCGCTCGGGCGCCCGCGAGGACGCGCAGGGCGTGCGCGACGCGATCTTCGCGTACAACCACGCCGACTGGTACGTCAACGACGTGCTGTTCTACGCCGACGAGTACGGCGGCGGCACCGTCGGCGTCCGCTCGACACCCTGCAAGGCGGCGCCGAAGCCGGTCCGCGCGCCCGACCAGCACGCGATCTCCGGCCAGAAGGTCGGCACGGTGCTGCGCTGGGCCGAGGACCACGTCGGCGACGGCCATCGCCTCGGGGCCAACGGCCCGCACGAGTGGGACGCGTCGTCGTACACCCAGCACGCGTACGCCCAGGCCGGGGTGACGCTGCCGCGCACGGCCGCCGAGCAGCGTGACTGGCTGGCCACGGGCGGCCACGGCATGCGGGTGCAGCCCGGTGAGGAGCGTCCCGGCGACCTGCTCTTCTTCAACAGCTACCTCGGACCGAACGTCATCGGGCACGTCGCGCTCGTCGCCAACCCCGAGCAGAAGACGACGTTCGAGGCCAAGAACCCGCAGACCGGTGTCATCCGCGGCTCGTACGCCGGTGCGCAGAGTCAGCAGCGGATCTTCGAGATCTGGCGGGTGGCCGAGCCCGCACCGGTCGCGGCCCCGAAGCCCGCGCCCAAGCCGACGCAGCCCACGCCCCAGCCGACGCAGCCCGCGCCCAAGCCGACGCAGCCTGCGCCGAAGCCCGCCCCGAAGCCCGCGCCGAAGCCGGCGCCCAAGCCGGCCCCTGAGCCCAGGCGCGGACCGGGCGTCCCGGACATCCCGGGCGACTGGAAGGGCCTGCCGATCCCGACGCTTGCTGCTCCTGGAGGGAACTGA
- a CDS encoding peptidoglycan DD-metalloendopeptidase family protein, giving the protein MATPALLASVGSAVVIPRALADKKDSAPDTTCQVISADGTWRSPLTQTYAISSRFGERFHPIDKVNRLHAGVDLVSAPQQKQVVAASNGVVVRVGAYGGLGTAVTIRHKGGITTTYGHLASIADGLRRGDKVSGGQVLGLEGSSGKATGDHLHFEVRVNGVATDPIPFMRQHGAPLNGDVTGPGAGGKDGKGGVVTGTPLPKPGLPRKHTLKTQAMAIPQDVKRLYVAAGQAYDIPWTLLAGIGMEETLHGRVDATSYAGAKGLMQFMPSTWALMGVDGDGDGRADISNDADSAMSAANYLTRSGVRKGAEGVRRALFAYNHADWYVNDVLAYADQYAGGAGACVPGGADGLSSMVDPAVEPVLTWAQEHVGDAHQLGAVGPRTWDASSYTQHAYHQIDVQMPRTAAQQRDWLAQGHGSRVIPGREQPGDLIFTDSYRGPNAVGDVAIVLNPVEKSTLEAKDPASGVITGSYATTEAQSHIFEIWRPNRPATQAEPKTATKTSKRHSSERHSSERRDRGSDRSRDQRDDKKSTEPRTHSSKKSSEHRARRD; this is encoded by the coding sequence GTGGCAACTCCGGCACTGCTGGCATCGGTCGGTTCGGCGGTGGTCATCCCTCGCGCGCTGGCCGACAAGAAGGACTCGGCCCCCGACACGACCTGCCAGGTGATCAGCGCCGACGGCACCTGGCGCTCGCCGCTCACGCAGACCTACGCGATCTCGAGCCGGTTCGGTGAGCGGTTCCATCCGATCGACAAGGTCAACCGGTTGCACGCGGGTGTCGACCTGGTCTCGGCGCCGCAGCAGAAGCAGGTCGTGGCTGCGTCCAACGGTGTGGTGGTGCGGGTCGGCGCGTATGGCGGTCTCGGCACCGCGGTCACGATCCGGCACAAGGGCGGCATCACCACGACGTACGGGCACCTCGCCTCGATCGCCGACGGTCTGCGCCGGGGTGACAAGGTCTCCGGGGGGCAGGTGCTGGGCCTGGAGGGCTCCAGCGGTAAGGCCACCGGTGATCACCTGCACTTCGAAGTGCGCGTCAACGGTGTCGCGACCGACCCGATCCCGTTCATGCGGCAGCACGGCGCACCGCTCAACGGCGACGTGACCGGGCCGGGCGCCGGCGGCAAGGACGGCAAGGGTGGCGTGGTCACCGGCACGCCGCTGCCCAAGCCGGGCCTGCCCCGCAAGCACACGCTGAAGACTCAGGCGATGGCGATCCCGCAGGACGTTAAGCGGTTGTACGTCGCCGCGGGCCAGGCCTACGACATCCCGTGGACGCTGCTGGCCGGCATCGGCATGGAGGAGACGCTGCACGGGCGGGTCGATGCGACCTCCTACGCCGGCGCCAAGGGGCTGATGCAGTTCATGCCCTCCACCTGGGCGCTGATGGGTGTCGACGGTGACGGCGACGGGCGGGCCGACATCAGCAACGACGCCGACAGTGCGATGTCGGCGGCCAACTACCTGACCCGCTCGGGTGTCCGCAAGGGCGCCGAGGGCGTACGCCGGGCGCTGTTCGCGTACAACCACGCCGACTGGTACGTCAACGACGTGCTGGCCTACGCCGACCAGTACGCCGGGGGTGCGGGTGCGTGCGTGCCCGGCGGTGCCGACGGGCTGTCCTCGATGGTCGACCCGGCCGTGGAGCCGGTGTTGACCTGGGCGCAGGAGCACGTGGGTGATGCTCACCAGCTGGGCGCGGTCGGGCCGCGCACCTGGGACGCGTCGTCGTACACCCAGCACGCCTACCACCAGATCGACGTGCAGATGCCCCGCACCGCAGCCCAGCAGCGTGACTGGCTCGCCCAGGGTCACGGGTCGCGGGTCATCCCGGGCCGGGAGCAGCCCGGTGACCTGATCTTCACCGACAGCTACCGCGGCCCGAACGCCGTCGGTGACGTCGCGATCGTGCTCAACCCGGTCGAGAAGTCCACGCTCGAGGCCAAGGACCCCGCCTCCGGTGTCATCACCGGCTCCTACGCCACCACCGAGGCCCAGTCACACATCTTCGAGATCTGGCGACCCAACCGCCCCGCCACCCAGGCCGAGCCCAAGACCGCCACGAAGACGTCGAAGCGCCACTCCTCGGAGCGTCACTCCTCGGAGCGCCGTGACCGTGGCTCGGACCGGTCGCGCGACCAGCGCGACGACAAGAAGTCCACCGAGCCGCGGACGCACTCCTCCAAGAAGTCGAGCGAGCACCGCGCCCGGCGCGACTGA
- a CDS encoding phosphocholine-specific phospholipase C: protein MSSIDRRRFLQIAGGAAAATALTDSLTASVARAASIPANRTHGSLQDVEHIVVLMQENRSFDHLFGTLRGVRGFGDPHPAVLPSGKSVWHQAKGGQETLPFRPDHDDLGLAFVQDLPHSWPDAHQAFADGRYDQWIAAKGTTTMAHLTRPDMPFHFALADAFTVCDAYHCSFMGSTDPNRYYMWTGWTGNDGKGGGPVLGNNEAGYDWTTYPERLQAAGVSWKIYQDVGDGLDAAHGWGWIEDAYRGNYGDNSLLYFNQYRNAQPGNPLFDKARTGTDARKGEGFFDQLRADVQGGRLPQISWIVAPEAFTEHPNWPVNYGAWYTAQVLDALTSDPDVWSRTALLITYDENDGFFDHVVPAYPNSVQLQGDSTVSTENEIYSGPLGATGPYGLGQRVPMLVVSPWSTGGWVCSETFDHTSILRLMEQRFGVQEPQITPWRRAVCGDLTSAFDFSGSQTTVPSLPDTAAYEPKDSVRHPDYVPTPPKNGSLPLQEKGTRPSRALGYGIEVAAAVSGSTLKATMRNTGRLGVHLQARSLDVAGAPYSYTIGAGDSLSPQWALGRTYDLSLHGPNGFFRRYAGTTARAGVEVSSSVERDGALVLTLSSSDGAEVGVTDAQSTKRTRPITLRPGKTHTVRIDTRRAHGWYDVTVTVTGDASYARQLAGRIETGKPSVSDPRLGR from the coding sequence ATGTCGTCCATCGACCGCCGCCGCTTCCTGCAGATCGCAGGAGGAGCCGCCGCCGCGACCGCCCTCACCGACAGCCTGACCGCGAGCGTCGCGCGCGCCGCGTCGATCCCGGCGAACCGCACGCACGGCTCGCTGCAGGACGTCGAGCACATCGTCGTGCTGATGCAGGAGAACCGGTCGTTCGACCATCTGTTCGGCACGCTGCGCGGTGTGCGCGGCTTCGGCGACCCGCACCCGGCCGTGCTGCCCAGCGGCAAGTCGGTCTGGCACCAGGCCAAGGGCGGCCAGGAGACGCTGCCGTTCCGTCCCGACCACGACGACCTCGGCCTGGCGTTCGTGCAGGACCTGCCACACAGCTGGCCCGACGCTCACCAGGCGTTCGCGGACGGTCGCTACGACCAGTGGATCGCGGCCAAGGGCACCACGACGATGGCGCACCTCACCCGCCCGGACATGCCGTTCCACTTCGCGCTCGCCGACGCGTTCACCGTCTGCGACGCCTACCACTGCTCGTTCATGGGCTCGACCGACCCCAACCGCTACTACATGTGGACCGGGTGGACCGGCAACGACGGCAAGGGCGGCGGGCCCGTGCTCGGCAACAACGAGGCCGGGTACGACTGGACCACCTATCCCGAACGCCTTCAGGCTGCTGGGGTTTCGTGGAAGATCTACCAGGACGTCGGCGACGGCCTCGACGCCGCGCACGGCTGGGGCTGGATCGAGGACGCCTACCGCGGCAACTACGGCGACAACTCGCTGCTCTACTTCAACCAGTACCGCAACGCGCAGCCCGGCAACCCGCTGTTCGACAAGGCACGCACCGGCACTGACGCCCGCAAGGGTGAGGGCTTCTTCGACCAGCTGCGCGCCGACGTCCAGGGCGGACGGCTGCCACAGATCTCCTGGATCGTGGCGCCCGAGGCGTTCACCGAGCACCCGAACTGGCCCGTCAACTACGGCGCCTGGTACACCGCGCAGGTCCTCGACGCGCTGACGTCCGACCCCGACGTGTGGAGCCGCACGGCGCTGCTGATCACGTACGACGAGAACGACGGGTTCTTCGACCACGTCGTGCCTGCGTACCCGAACTCCGTTCAGCTGCAGGGCGATTCGACGGTCTCGACGGAGAACGAGATCTACTCCGGCCCGCTCGGCGCGACCGGACCGTACGGTCTCGGGCAGCGCGTGCCGATGCTCGTCGTCTCGCCCTGGAGCACGGGCGGCTGGGTCTGCTCCGAGACGTTCGACCACACCTCGATCCTGCGGCTGATGGAGCAGCGCTTCGGCGTGCAGGAGCCGCAGATCACGCCGTGGCGCCGCGCGGTGTGTGGTGACCTGACGTCGGCGTTCGACTTCAGCGGCTCGCAGACGACCGTGCCGTCACTGCCTGACACGGCGGCGTACGAGCCGAAGGACTCCGTACGCCACCCGGACTACGTGCCGACGCCGCCGAAGAACGGCTCACTTCCTTTGCAGGAGAAGGGAACTCGTCCGTCGCGTGCGCTCGGTTACGGCATCGAGGTGGCAGCCGCGGTGAGCGGCTCGACGCTCAAGGCGACCATGCGCAACACCGGCCGTCTCGGCGTCCACCTGCAGGCGCGGTCGCTCGACGTGGCCGGTGCGCCGTACTCGTACACCATCGGCGCCGGGGACTCGCTCAGCCCGCAGTGGGCGCTGGGCCGCACGTACGACCTGTCGCTGCACGGCCCGAACGGGTTCTTCCGTCGGTACGCCGGCACGACCGCCCGCGCGGGTGTCGAGGTGTCGTCGTCGGTCGAGCGCGACGGCGCGCTCGTGCTGACGCTGAGCAGCAGCGATGGTGCCGAGGTGGGCGTCACTGATGCGCAGAGCACGAAACGGACCCGCCCGATCACCCTGCGCCCCGGCAAGACTCACACGGTGCGCATCGACACGCGCCGCGCGCACGGCTGGTACGACGTGACGGTCACGGTCACCGGCGACGCGTCGTACGCGCGTCAGCTCGCCGGGCGGATCGAGACGGGCAAGCCGTCGGTGAGCGACCCGCGGCTCGGTCGCTGA
- a CDS encoding glycoside hydrolase family 15 protein, whose translation MVGDGDSHAHPPRRTVLRGAAAGLVVAGAAGGGATWWWRGRHEQPPLYSETVALTSPTTRELVPAGRPELVFPGSRVLKSAAHAQQLNRQQQQWISSSAAWTRDLGEYDGLAQSALLDIHALTTGVPGGATVAGWTPLWRYVWPRDCSASAVALAVAGHPREAISTLTFLQRVQRADGWFEARYVPGTDQAPDDRVRQLDGSGWVLWAIAHVRRTLDSASGVALVQSMRRMITRSVGRVLISTNTSDFLPSPSPDYWELDDESALTLGTVAPLVAGLEAAPGLLTELGEHELAAAATGRRTELTDAVEREFGAYGWPREKRGSELDAAIAFALPPYVASAPAGATDALVKAAGQMIRPAGGLAPGAAWKDDGISWTPETAAFALASAATGDRKAAESRLRWLAEHRTSAGSFPEKVLADGAPAAVAPLSWTAALTLLALHELKS comes from the coding sequence ATGGTCGGGGACGGGGACAGTCATGCCCACCCGCCCCGTCGCACCGTGCTCCGGGGCGCAGCGGCGGGCCTCGTCGTCGCCGGTGCGGCCGGCGGCGGCGCGACCTGGTGGTGGCGCGGCCGGCACGAGCAGCCGCCGCTCTACTCCGAGACCGTCGCGCTGACCTCGCCCACCACACGTGAGCTCGTCCCCGCCGGGCGGCCCGAGCTGGTGTTCCCCGGCAGCCGCGTGCTGAAGTCCGCCGCCCACGCCCAACAGCTCAATCGCCAGCAGCAGCAATGGATCTCGTCGTCCGCCGCCTGGACCCGTGATCTCGGCGAGTACGACGGGCTCGCTCAGTCGGCGCTGCTCGACATCCACGCGCTCACCACCGGCGTACCAGGCGGAGCGACCGTCGCCGGGTGGACGCCGCTGTGGCGCTACGTGTGGCCGCGTGACTGCTCGGCCAGCGCGGTCGCGCTCGCGGTCGCCGGTCACCCCCGCGAGGCGATCTCGACGCTGACGTTCCTGCAGCGCGTCCAACGCGCCGACGGGTGGTTCGAGGCGCGCTACGTCCCCGGCACCGACCAGGCGCCCGACGACCGCGTCCGCCAGCTCGACGGATCGGGGTGGGTGCTGTGGGCGATCGCCCACGTACGCCGCACCCTCGACTCCGCGTCCGGTGTCGCTCTCGTGCAGTCGATGCGGAGGATGATCACGCGGTCGGTGGGCCGAGTTCTCATCAGTACCAACACTTCTGACTTCCTCCCGTCCCCCTCGCCCGACTACTGGGAGCTCGACGACGAGAGCGCCCTCACCCTCGGGACGGTCGCGCCGCTCGTGGCCGGGCTCGAGGCCGCTCCGGGGCTGCTGACCGAGCTCGGCGAGCACGAGCTCGCCGCGGCCGCGACCGGTCGGCGTACCGAGCTCACCGACGCCGTCGAGCGCGAGTTCGGCGCGTACGGCTGGCCGCGCGAGAAGCGCGGCTCCGAGCTCGACGCGGCCATCGCGTTCGCGCTGCCGCCCTACGTCGCCTCGGCACCCGCTGGTGCGACCGACGCCCTGGTCAAGGCCGCCGGCCAGATGATCCGCCCGGCGGGCGGCCTCGCGCCCGGTGCCGCGTGGAAGGACGACGGCATCAGCTGGACCCCTGAGACCGCGGCGTTCGCCCTGGCCTCGGCGGCAACGGGTGACCGGAAGGCTGCCGAGAGCCGCCTGCGCTGGCTGGCCGAGCATCGTACGAGCGCAGGGTCGTTCCCCGAGAAGGTCCTCGCCGACGGAGCGCCCGCCGCCGTGGCGCCGCTGTCGTGGACCGCTGCCCTGACGCTGCTCGCACTCCACGAGCTGAAGAGCTGA